A genomic region of Ferroacidibacillus organovorans contains the following coding sequences:
- a CDS encoding polysaccharide deacetylase family protein, translating into MRQRNHSRKNPFYRRNLRFVTAFLSLAIAALANQAPTVFAQDRQALALQFPHIFVFQGPSIKKVALTFDDGPDDLYTPQILSILKREHVHATFFVLGIHVQKYPHVILRIKNEGHAIGNHSYDHDNLQKASSWHILWEVERTERLLKKTVRVTTRLFRAPYGNVNNAMLRQLGKRGYQVVNWSVDSQDWRSLSAKQVLQNTLPAVNPGSIILMHCAGNPKEILTGTVQALPELIHTLRSRGYAFVTIPELFSPHTATVHAKW; encoded by the coding sequence GTGCGCCAGCGAAACCACTCGCGAAAAAACCCGTTTTATCGCAGGAACCTCCGATTCGTCACCGCTTTTCTATCGCTTGCCATCGCCGCACTTGCAAACCAGGCTCCTACAGTGTTCGCACAAGATCGCCAGGCGCTGGCGCTCCAGTTTCCGCACATTTTTGTCTTTCAGGGACCGTCGATCAAAAAAGTCGCGCTCACGTTCGACGACGGACCAGACGATCTCTACACGCCGCAAATTCTCTCGATTCTAAAACGCGAACACGTTCACGCGACATTCTTCGTATTAGGCATCCATGTACAAAAATACCCGCATGTGATCTTGCGCATCAAAAATGAAGGACACGCGATTGGCAACCACAGCTATGACCACGACAACCTGCAAAAAGCGTCTTCTTGGCACATTCTCTGGGAAGTCGAGCGCACCGAGCGACTTTTGAAAAAAACGGTTCGCGTGACGACGAGACTTTTTCGCGCGCCATACGGAAACGTAAATAATGCGATGCTGCGTCAGCTGGGAAAACGGGGATACCAAGTTGTGAATTGGTCGGTTGACTCTCAGGACTGGCGAAGTTTGAGCGCAAAACAGGTGCTGCAAAACACATTGCCCGCCGTCAATCCAGGTTCGATCATCCTGATGCATTGTGCAGGCAACCCCAAAGAGATTCTCACGGGAACGGTACAGGCGCTGCCGGAACTGATTCACACATTGCGCTCGCGCGGCTATGCATTTGTGACCATTCCCGAGTTGTTTTCGCCGCACACTGCCACCGTGCACGCCAAGTGGTAG
- the queC gene encoding 7-cyano-7-deazaguanine synthase QueC, translating to MTTETRKGQSGAVVILSGGLDSATCLGIACAEGHHVTALSFDYGQRHRRELDAAARLAKHYGVSHRVFTLPFFREMGGSALTDDTIAVPTEGVDPQRIPSTYVPGRNLIFLSIATALAEVTHSEWIYIGVNALDYSGYPDCRPEFMDAFAKVATLATRAGVEGMHIAVKTPLLHMTKAEIVAKGTELHVPYELTTSCYAGEEEACGVCDSCRLRLAGFAEAGRVDPIRYRSR from the coding sequence GTGACGACAGAGACACGCAAAGGGCAATCAGGCGCGGTCGTGATTCTCAGCGGCGGGCTTGACAGCGCGACATGTCTTGGCATCGCTTGTGCAGAAGGCCACCACGTGACGGCGCTTTCGTTTGATTATGGACAGCGGCACCGCAGGGAACTCGACGCGGCGGCTCGTCTGGCAAAGCACTACGGTGTATCGCACCGCGTCTTTACACTGCCATTTTTTCGGGAAATGGGAGGTAGCGCGCTGACAGATGACACGATCGCGGTGCCGACAGAAGGGGTCGACCCACAGCGCATCCCGTCAACGTATGTGCCGGGGCGCAACCTAATTTTTCTCTCGATTGCGACGGCGCTTGCAGAAGTTACACACTCAGAGTGGATTTATATCGGTGTCAACGCGCTTGACTATAGCGGTTACCCGGACTGCCGTCCGGAATTTATGGATGCGTTTGCAAAGGTTGCGACCCTCGCGACGCGCGCCGGTGTTGAAGGAATGCATATCGCGGTGAAGACGCCACTTTTGCACATGACAAAAGCTGAGATTGTCGCAAAGGGTACTGAACTTCACGTTCCGTATGAGCTCACAACCTCTTGCTATGCAGGAGAAGAAGAGGCGTGTGGCGTTTGTGACAGCTGTCGACTGCGGCTTGCGGGGTTTGCGGAGGCCGGGCGCGTGGACCCCATTCGCTATCGATCGCGATAG
- a CDS encoding 7-carboxy-7-deazaguanine synthase QueE: MSGAETGRDTQAIRLPLVEIFETVEGEGTQAGYPTVFVRLFGCPLRCTWCDTPYSYAPAKAEFTMSIDEIVLRVASYKSARVCLTGGEPLMYRDHSATLLQALAELPRLVDVHVETSGAIDITPFLQDVKSSKVRYIVDYKLKESGETANMVEANFTALRPQDELKFVIASDDDFDEAMAVLDRFHPLCTVLVSPVFGAMEPDHLVDRLLKEGRPHVKLNLQIHKVIWDPNRRGV, translated from the coding sequence TTGAGTGGCGCGGAAACAGGGCGCGACACGCAGGCGATCCGTCTGCCGCTCGTAGAAATTTTTGAGACGGTAGAAGGCGAAGGGACGCAGGCGGGGTACCCCACGGTCTTTGTGCGTTTGTTTGGTTGCCCGCTGCGCTGTACGTGGTGTGACACGCCTTACAGCTATGCACCGGCCAAAGCGGAATTCACCATGTCGATTGACGAGATCGTTTTGCGCGTCGCATCGTACAAGTCAGCGCGCGTATGCCTGACGGGAGGTGAGCCACTGATGTATCGCGATCACTCTGCTACGCTACTTCAGGCGCTCGCTGAACTCCCGCGACTGGTTGATGTGCATGTGGAGACGAGCGGAGCGATTGATATCACACCTTTTTTGCAAGATGTCAAATCGTCCAAGGTGCGCTACATCGTCGACTACAAGTTAAAAGAATCCGGAGAGACTGCGAACATGGTCGAGGCGAATTTTACGGCACTGCGCCCTCAGGACGAACTTAAGTTCGTGATCGCGTCGGATGACGATTTTGACGAGGCGATGGCAGTGCTCGATCGCTTTCACCCTTTGTGCACGGTGCTGGTGAGCCCCGTGTTTGGCGCGATGGAACCGGATCATCTTGTGGATCGTCTCCTTAAAGAAGGGCGTCCGCACGTCAAACTGAACTTGCAGATCCATAAAGTCATTTGGGACCCGAATCGGCGCGGCGTCTGA
- the cobA gene encoding uroporphyrinogen-III C-methyltransferase: MNPVMLLGAGPGDPQLLSVRGKTVLEMADVVVYDRLVSPILLESSPYSTELFYVGKASSAHSVAQEDIHQLLIQKAREGKRVVRLKGGDPFIFGRGGEEAMALRAAGIPFQIIPGVSSAVGVPAYAGIPVTQRETANSFRVVTGHVSSAELPAFGPPRADETLIILMGLSNLREVVASLHENGYSADMPVAVTRFGTTSEQTTVRGTLMDISSRVARAKLKSPAVIAVGDTVNLRDTLAWRERLPLFGKRILCIAETSEQMRAECDQLQEAGAEVFPFALERYATVSDSCEARIASVLCDAATMQVTIIVRTLLGAKALLRVFRDRRTYPARLFRLTIASASEGVIAYLEGQGVLPERMGEPLGSGHLLFGGQVFSESGGGMAPVEGTCPLTLVEYRVGGLLPLRSWIENKEMHPVDAVVSYAEIAVSHLRRQEVWPFRALELRRASLSGKEDLIEELCKRLVWTNVHATDHGNEDRCDALGGIAN, encoded by the coding sequence ATGAATCCGGTGATGCTCCTGGGTGCTGGCCCAGGTGACCCGCAGTTGCTTTCTGTGCGGGGAAAGACAGTGCTTGAAATGGCAGATGTGGTGGTGTATGACCGCCTTGTTTCACCGATACTCCTGGAAAGTTCTCCTTATTCGACAGAACTCTTCTATGTTGGCAAGGCGTCGTCTGCGCACAGTGTCGCTCAAGAAGACATTCACCAGTTGCTGATTCAAAAAGCGCGCGAGGGTAAGCGAGTTGTTCGGTTAAAGGGGGGAGACCCGTTCATTTTTGGCCGCGGCGGTGAAGAGGCGATGGCGCTTCGGGCGGCAGGGATTCCTTTTCAGATCATTCCAGGTGTCAGTTCTGCGGTGGGCGTGCCCGCCTATGCGGGAATCCCTGTGACACAGCGCGAGACGGCAAACTCGTTTCGCGTTGTGACGGGACACGTGAGCTCTGCGGAGCTTCCCGCGTTTGGTCCGCCACGCGCAGATGAAACACTCATCATCCTTATGGGCCTTTCGAATCTGCGGGAAGTTGTCGCCTCACTACACGAAAACGGCTATTCAGCGGATATGCCCGTTGCCGTCACACGTTTTGGCACGACGTCTGAACAAACTACCGTGCGCGGGACACTTATGGATATCTCGTCTCGCGTCGCGCGTGCCAAGCTTAAAAGCCCTGCGGTCATCGCGGTGGGCGACACTGTGAATTTGCGTGATACGCTAGCGTGGAGAGAGCGTCTTCCTCTTTTTGGTAAACGGATCTTGTGCATTGCGGAAACGAGCGAGCAGATGCGCGCAGAGTGCGATCAACTTCAAGAGGCGGGGGCAGAAGTGTTTCCGTTTGCCTTGGAGCGCTATGCGACTGTGAGTGACAGTTGCGAGGCAAGAATCGCATCGGTTTTGTGCGACGCCGCCACAATGCAAGTCACGATCATCGTGCGCACATTGCTCGGCGCAAAGGCGCTGTTGCGCGTGTTTCGGGATAGGCGAACTTATCCGGCTCGACTTTTTCGTTTAACCATAGCGTCAGCGAGCGAGGGTGTGATCGCTTATTTGGAGGGGCAGGGCGTGCTGCCTGAACGGATGGGAGAACCTTTGGGGAGTGGGCATCTTCTTTTTGGCGGACAAGTGTTTTCCGAGTCTGGAGGCGGAATGGCGCCTGTGGAGGGAACCTGCCCGCTCACACTCGTGGAGTATCGTGTCGGAGGATTGTTGCCTTTGCGGTCGTGGATCGAAAATAAAGAGATGCATCCGGTTGATGCGGTTGTTTCGTATGCAGAAATTGCTGTCTCCCATCTGAGACGTCAGGAGGTTTGGCCGTTTAGAGCGCTTGAACTTCGGCGCGCGAGCCTGTCTGGCAAAGAGGATTTGATCGAGGAACTTTGTAAACGCTTGGTCTGGACGAACGTGCATGCAACAGATCATGGAAATGAAGACAGGTGCGACGCGCTAGGTGGCATTGCAAATTGA
- a CDS encoding efflux RND transporter permease subunit, with product MRFLTRFSLRNPVVIVILTILLAIGGALSAASLNEELFPNITLPVITVITGYPGAAPGAVASDVSDPLEKALRSVAGVKNVTSTSVQNLSEISLELHSSANINTVQQNVQQTVNQVQLPTSALRPSIQQFSFNAQPVIYFTISSKQASPTALRNIVNQTIVPNLASISGVGSVQTAGAQPDEVQIQVNAAKLAAYHLTLPQVLQDLQSDNISVPVGSTTYQGYTRPVQLTTQFQSLADIKRLPIALTSSPTAGIQSIGATIGHLGQAVGTLGSSVGQLGQGLGMVQAENQLMATIQSVQGQLLGAELALAKQFTQPKSAQNPLELAKLEGTVTTLSQEQKTLMQKLQGMMGAAAQGSGHTFSGTAPANPVQPPPSLTASQQAANASNTAHKTIPLSDLATVTLTQPANVAINRTNGQNSVLLSVVKTDSANTVTTVAAVLQEMNTMTQSLPYHLHVTTLYDAATVIKTSIDGLIREALLGAFFAALVILLFLRNGLTTLIAIVSIPVSLLIAFIFLNQFNVTINIMSLGGMAVATGRVVDDSIVVIENIHRSYQRGIGFGRTFVLFATGEVAKAITSSTITTVAVFLPLGLVSGIIGKIFFPFALTVVVSLASSLLVALTLIPLLAWLFMARKAQQSVALAQSASASAYEDQNDVNPQGVSSDGVVYTHLLTKETHDILRPWQLRYQNLLRFALTHKAIVIILCAVGLVTSIAVLPTVGSTFLPQSNDKYATISVTLPVGSSLQATNQKAQQVEQRVRQRFGATVETMNVTVGSDPVQSGARGSLANENSASFFLQLNPATHVNAFVKALQQAVYPLAGSATIQAAAVTAGGPPTNYALIVSGNDPQSVSRAAARITSVLQRVPGLTNVKNNLTQTQPQIQVTPNLAKASQYGLTAYQIASVAQNVLAGQNAGTVNLNGQAYTIIATLKTGTAPTSLQALRELPISSATGQSLTLGDVAQVQLSQTAVSVLHRNGSPYAEITAMFTGKNTGKATRLAQEAIAKLDLPAGVTTALSGTSQQQNQSFGELIQAVLAAAGMVYIVMLIAFGEWVAPFSILFAMPVALIGAFFGTVIARQPISVSSLIGILMLMGIVVTNAIVLIDRVEQQRKRGLTVRDALLEAGTTRLRPILMTAIATICALAPLAAGLSEGALISQGLAVVVIGGLVTSTILTLFIVPIAYELLHRKARKETTV from the coding sequence ATGCGATTCTTAACGCGCTTCTCACTGCGCAATCCCGTCGTGATTGTCATTTTGACCATCCTTCTGGCAATCGGTGGGGCACTCTCTGCCGCCTCGCTCAACGAAGAACTTTTTCCAAACATCACACTGCCTGTCATCACCGTGATCACAGGGTATCCCGGCGCCGCGCCAGGCGCGGTGGCGTCTGATGTGTCTGATCCCTTGGAAAAAGCGCTGCGCAGCGTGGCTGGCGTAAAAAATGTCACATCGACGTCTGTACAAAACCTATCCGAAATCAGTTTGGAACTGCACAGCAGCGCAAACATCAACACCGTCCAGCAGAATGTGCAGCAAACGGTCAATCAGGTGCAGCTTCCAACCTCAGCCCTGCGGCCGAGTATCCAGCAGTTTTCCTTTAACGCGCAGCCCGTCATCTACTTTACGATCTCTTCAAAGCAGGCCTCGCCAACCGCGCTTCGCAACATCGTAAACCAAACGATCGTGCCAAACTTGGCGTCAATCTCTGGTGTCGGTTCGGTTCAAACGGCAGGGGCGCAGCCTGATGAGGTGCAGATCCAGGTGAATGCCGCCAAACTCGCGGCCTATCACCTCACGCTCCCACAAGTGCTACAAGATCTGCAAAGTGACAACATCTCCGTTCCCGTCGGAAGCACTACATATCAGGGGTACACACGTCCCGTGCAGCTTACGACACAGTTTCAGTCGCTCGCCGACATCAAGCGGCTGCCGATCGCGCTGACCTCTTCGCCGACTGCCGGGATTCAGTCGATCGGCGCGACGATCGGACATCTCGGACAAGCTGTCGGAACTTTAGGCTCATCCGTCGGCCAATTAGGGCAAGGACTTGGCATGGTGCAGGCGGAAAACCAACTGATGGCCACCATCCAAAGCGTTCAAGGGCAGCTGTTGGGTGCAGAACTGGCGCTGGCAAAACAATTCACACAACCCAAATCAGCACAGAATCCGCTTGAACTAGCAAAGTTAGAAGGAACGGTCACAACCCTTTCACAAGAACAGAAGACGCTCATGCAAAAACTGCAGGGAATGATGGGCGCAGCAGCACAAGGCAGTGGGCACACTTTTTCAGGCACGGCGCCTGCAAACCCTGTACAGCCGCCACCGTCACTCACGGCATCGCAGCAGGCAGCAAATGCAAGCAACACAGCACATAAAACCATTCCGCTCTCCGATCTGGCGACCGTTACGCTGACACAGCCGGCAAATGTCGCCATCAATCGCACGAATGGACAAAACAGTGTGCTTTTGAGTGTTGTCAAAACCGACAGCGCAAACACAGTGACAACCGTTGCGGCCGTTTTGCAAGAGATGAACACCATGACCCAGTCGCTCCCGTATCATCTGCACGTCACCACCCTCTACGATGCGGCGACGGTGATCAAGACGTCGATTGACGGACTTATCCGCGAGGCGCTGCTCGGCGCATTCTTTGCGGCGCTCGTCATCCTGCTTTTCCTGCGAAATGGGTTGACAACCCTGATCGCCATTGTCTCCATTCCCGTCTCACTTTTGATCGCGTTCATTTTTCTCAACCAATTCAATGTCACCATCAACATCATGAGTCTTGGCGGAATGGCTGTCGCCACAGGGCGCGTCGTCGATGACTCGATTGTCGTCATCGAAAACATCCACCGTTCCTATCAGCGTGGGATTGGGTTTGGACGCACCTTCGTACTTTTTGCCACAGGTGAAGTCGCCAAAGCCATCACGTCTTCGACGATCACAACGGTCGCCGTTTTCTTGCCGCTCGGCCTCGTCAGCGGGATCATCGGAAAAATCTTTTTTCCGTTTGCCCTGACTGTAGTCGTCTCGCTCGCTTCCTCCCTGCTTGTCGCGCTGACATTGATCCCACTTCTGGCCTGGCTCTTCATGGCACGCAAGGCGCAACAGTCTGTCGCACTTGCGCAAAGTGCGTCGGCAAGCGCGTACGAGGATCAAAACGATGTGAACCCGCAAGGCGTATCGTCTGACGGCGTCGTTTACACCCACTTGCTCACAAAAGAAACGCATGACATCCTGCGCCCCTGGCAGCTTCGCTACCAAAACCTTTTGCGCTTTGCGCTCACGCACAAGGCTATCGTAATCATCCTCTGTGCCGTCGGCCTCGTCACCTCTATCGCTGTTCTGCCAACAGTTGGCAGCACCTTTTTGCCCCAGTCAAACGACAAGTATGCGACGATCAGTGTGACGCTACCTGTTGGCAGTTCCCTGCAGGCGACAAACCAAAAAGCGCAACAAGTGGAACAGCGTGTGCGGCAGCGATTTGGGGCGACCGTCGAAACGATGAACGTCACGGTCGGCAGTGATCCGGTTCAGTCTGGTGCGCGCGGCTCACTGGCAAATGAGAACAGCGCCAGCTTTTTTCTTCAACTGAATCCAGCCACACACGTCAACGCATTTGTCAAAGCGTTACAACAGGCCGTCTATCCGCTCGCCGGATCTGCAACGATCCAGGCTGCTGCCGTAACGGCAGGCGGCCCTCCGACGAATTACGCACTAATTGTATCCGGGAATGATCCGCAGAGCGTGTCTCGGGCTGCGGCGCGCATCACGAGCGTGCTACAGCGCGTGCCTGGATTGACCAATGTAAAAAACAATCTGACGCAGACACAGCCGCAGATTCAGGTGACGCCAAATCTTGCCAAAGCAAGTCAGTATGGATTAACCGCCTATCAAATTGCAAGTGTCGCACAGAATGTGCTGGCTGGCCAAAACGCAGGCACGGTGAATCTAAACGGACAAGCCTATACCATCATCGCGACGCTGAAAACCGGAACAGCGCCAACCTCTTTGCAGGCGCTGCGCGAACTCCCCATCTCCTCAGCGACGGGACAGTCGCTGACACTCGGCGATGTCGCACAAGTGCAACTCTCGCAAACAGCCGTCAGTGTACTGCATCGAAACGGAAGCCCTTATGCTGAAATCACGGCGATGTTCACCGGGAAAAATACAGGCAAAGCGACACGGCTCGCGCAAGAGGCAATCGCCAAATTGGATCTGCCTGCAGGCGTCACAACCGCGCTGTCTGGCACAAGCCAACAACAAAACCAAAGCTTTGGCGAACTCATACAGGCAGTACTCGCCGCCGCCGGAATGGTCTACATCGTGATGTTGATCGCGTTTGGCGAGTGGGTGGCACCGTTTTCTATCCTGTTTGCGATGCCGGTTGCCCTGATTGGCGCCTTTTTCGGCACGGTTATCGCGCGTCAACCCATCAGCGTGTCATCCTTGATCGGCATTCTGATGCTGATGGGCATCGTCGTCACAAACGCCATTGTCCTGATCGATCGCGTAGAACAGCAGCGCAAACGCGGACTCACCGTGCGCGACGCCCTGCTAGAAGCTGGTACGACGCGGCTGCGACCGATCCTTATGACCGCAATTGCAACCATCTGCGCGCTCGCCCCACTCGCCGCAGGTCTCTCGGAAGGCGCGCTGATCTCGCAAGGACTTGCCGTCGTCGTGATCGGGGGACTCGTGACCTCTACGATCTTGACTCTGTTCATCGTGCCGATCGCGTATGAACTGCTCCATCGCAAAGCACGCAAAGAGACGACGGTGTAA
- a CDS encoding YaiI/YqxD family protein, whose protein sequence is MPFPGIMKTESGPENTGKRTVFLDADACPRSARQIAQEICAKREVRLVTVSSYDHHIASPDHIQVAPGPDATDYAILARIKSGDIVVTEDYGLAALVLARRGRALSSKGFVYTAQNIDPLLEVRALGQKLRRDKTKHRLKGPSARTKQDDEQFYDALLSQLAD, encoded by the coding sequence ATGCCATTTCCTGGGATTATGAAGACTGAATCTGGGCCAGAGAACACTGGAAAACGCACTGTCTTTCTCGATGCGGACGCCTGTCCGCGATCTGCCCGCCAGATCGCGCAAGAGATATGCGCAAAGCGAGAGGTTCGTCTCGTCACCGTCAGTTCCTATGACCATCACATCGCATCGCCCGATCACATTCAGGTCGCCCCAGGACCGGATGCGACAGATTACGCCATCCTCGCGCGGATCAAATCGGGCGACATTGTTGTCACGGAAGACTACGGCCTCGCGGCGCTCGTTCTCGCACGGCGCGGGCGCGCGCTCTCTTCAAAAGGCTTTGTGTACACTGCACAAAACATTGACCCGCTCCTCGAAGTTCGCGCACTTGGGCAAAAACTGCGACGCGACAAGACAAAACATCGTTTGAAAGGTCCATCTGCGCGAACAAAACAGGATGATGAACAGTTTTACGATGCGCTTCTGTCACAACTTGCAGATTGA
- a CDS encoding formate/nitrite transporter family protein: MENFRSPAEIAALAVESGVAKAKLSIGKMLVLGFLAGAFIALGFLFDLRVTATIPKAWGDGFRFLIGGAVFPVGLMLVVIAGAELLTGNMMTLPIAFHARRVRLGAVIKNWIFVTIGNFFGSIFISYMAIEAHLLTTGDWKKWTIGVAVAKVSLPYWSTIISAIGCNWLVTLAVWLALGAKDVIGKIFGIWFPIFAFVAIGFQHVVANMFIIPTAIWLGGPITWGQAITELSGAFIGNAIGGWLFVASAYAYTYINKTASQSEGKTGTISST, from the coding sequence TTGGAAAACTTCAGGTCTCCGGCAGAAATTGCCGCTCTTGCAGTCGAGAGTGGTGTTGCTAAAGCAAAATTGAGCATTGGAAAGATGCTGGTTCTCGGTTTTCTTGCAGGCGCATTTATTGCACTTGGATTTTTGTTTGATCTTCGTGTCACGGCGACGATTCCCAAGGCGTGGGGGGATGGATTTCGCTTTCTCATCGGTGGTGCAGTTTTCCCAGTAGGACTTATGCTTGTCGTCATTGCAGGGGCAGAACTGCTTACGGGGAACATGATGACGCTCCCAATCGCGTTTCACGCTCGGCGTGTGCGTCTTGGAGCGGTAATCAAAAACTGGATCTTTGTAACAATCGGTAACTTTTTCGGTTCCATTTTTATTTCTTATATGGCGATTGAGGCACACCTTCTTACAACGGGTGACTGGAAGAAATGGACTATTGGGGTGGCCGTCGCAAAGGTGAGTTTACCGTATTGGTCCACCATCATCTCAGCGATTGGCTGTAACTGGCTCGTAACGTTAGCGGTATGGCTCGCGCTGGGGGCAAAAGACGTTATCGGGAAAATTTTTGGCATTTGGTTTCCGATCTTTGCTTTTGTCGCGATTGGATTTCAACACGTCGTTGCGAATATGTTTATCATTCCGACTGCGATCTGGCTTGGCGGTCCGATCACGTGGGGACAGGCGATCACGGAACTCAGCGGCGCTTTTATAGGAAATGCGATCGGTGGCTGGCTGTTTGTGGCGTCAGCGTATGCGTACACGTACATCAACAAGACTGCTTCACAATCAGAAGGAAAAACGGGGACGATCTCTTCAACGTAG
- the queD gene encoding 6-carboxytetrahydropterin synthase QueD: MSERNLRDSVEPLLYKPSQEIALSSLRYHDRRVTITKEFTFDAAHHLYAYKGKCANLHGHTYRLVVSVSDVLDEIGLSIDFGDVKALVKTHVVDRLDHTYLNEVLPPMNTTAENMIVWMFEEIERALHAFRETARVERLTLYETPTSSVEITRQEMGL, from the coding sequence ATGAGCGAGCGGAATTTACGGGATTCCGTCGAACCCTTATTATACAAACCGTCACAGGAGATCGCTCTGTCATCCTTGCGCTATCATGATCGTCGCGTGACGATCACCAAAGAGTTTACCTTCGACGCAGCCCATCATCTCTATGCCTATAAAGGAAAGTGCGCCAATCTGCACGGACATACGTATCGACTGGTTGTCAGTGTGAGCGATGTGTTGGACGAGATTGGACTTTCGATCGATTTTGGCGATGTAAAGGCGCTCGTAAAGACGCATGTTGTCGACCGGCTTGATCACACGTATTTGAACGAGGTACTTCCGCCAATGAACACGACTGCCGAAAACATGATCGTCTGGATGTTTGAAGAAATAGAACGAGCGCTCCATGCGTTTCGGGAGACCGCGCGCGTTGAGCGCTTGACGCTTTATGAGACACCGACGTCAAGCGTTGAAATCACTCGACAGGAGATGGGGCTTTGA
- a CDS encoding NAD(P)-dependent oxidoreductase, whose amino-acid sequence MRIGWIGTGAMGLPMLGHLLAQEGIEAQVYNRTRANAQRAVDAGARFCASPRAVAQDVDVLFLMLSNEQAVHDVLFGNDSASAGLKQGSIVVDASTISPDASLQHAERLQDLGVFHLDTPVSGSTPHAAARTLTFMVGGPEVAFSRVLPLLERMGKTIVHVGDHSSGLHAKLAINTVLTLNLLSMIEGLALARAAGVDTQKWMELLAGSAARSGVMEYKGPKLVNRDFSPQFTANLLAKDVQLAIELARRAGLPLPVLASAQQVLQMARAQGWGAEDMIAIAKVYEQWSLDDQQ is encoded by the coding sequence GTGCGGATTGGATGGATTGGAACAGGAGCCATGGGATTGCCCATGCTGGGTCATCTCCTTGCGCAAGAGGGCATCGAAGCGCAAGTCTATAATCGCACGAGGGCAAACGCCCAGCGCGCAGTCGACGCAGGCGCACGATTTTGCGCATCACCGCGCGCAGTCGCGCAGGATGTCGATGTGCTTTTTCTCATGCTTTCCAATGAACAGGCGGTGCATGACGTCCTGTTTGGTAATGACAGTGCGAGCGCCGGACTAAAACAAGGTTCCATCGTCGTCGATGCAAGCACTATTAGTCCAGATGCGAGTCTTCAACACGCAGAGCGGTTGCAAGATCTGGGTGTTTTCCACCTAGATACACCCGTGAGCGGCAGTACGCCGCACGCGGCAGCGCGTACACTCACCTTTATGGTCGGTGGCCCTGAAGTCGCATTTTCGCGCGTTCTACCACTCTTAGAGCGAATGGGCAAAACGATCGTTCACGTGGGAGACCACAGTTCCGGACTGCACGCAAAACTGGCGATCAATACGGTGCTGACACTCAACCTGCTCTCCATGATTGAGGGACTCGCACTCGCTCGCGCAGCGGGCGTGGATACGCAAAAATGGATGGAACTTCTGGCGGGAAGCGCGGCGCGCAGCGGCGTGATGGAATACAAGGGACCAAAACTTGTGAACCGCGATTTCTCGCCCCAATTCACAGCAAATCTGCTCGCAAAGGATGTCCAGCTGGCGATTGAACTCGCGCGGCGCGCAGGTCTACCACTTCCCGTGTTGGCCTCAGCGCAACAGGTTTTGCAGATGGCGCGCGCACAGGGATGGGGGGCAGAAGACATGATCGCAATTGCCAAGGTCTACGAACAATGGTCACTCGATGATCAACAATGA